One window from the genome of Eucalyptus grandis isolate ANBG69807.140 chromosome 7, ASM1654582v1, whole genome shotgun sequence encodes:
- the LOC104455360 gene encoding LOW QUALITY PROTEIN: subtilisin-like protease SBT3 (The sequence of the model RefSeq protein was modified relative to this genomic sequence to represent the inferred CDS: inserted 2 bases in 1 codon), which yields MTMKCDIFVKLFLLISIVVSTSAKDYQKPYIIYMDESALPALFSRHHDWYTSLLSSLSSSPDEIDPTHLYTYNHVLNGFSAVLSQSQLEKLEQVAGHVASYPDTFGNAHTTYTPKLLGLNRQKGLWPRAKFGDGVIVGVVDSGIWPESEXFKDKGMSPVPKRWRGTCESGVDFNASNCNRKLIGARSFSKGMKQHGLNISTTDDYDSPRDSFGHGTHTSSTAAGSPVRDASYFGYAKGTATGMAPAARLAMYKVLFLTDTYGSAATDTLAGMDQAIADGVDILSLSLGFDETSFDLNPIAVGAFAAMERGIFVACSAGNDGPRGYTMRNGAPWLTTVGAGTVSRDFAANIVLGNGTLTVRGKSIFPEDLLISRVPLYFGRGNRSKEICNGYSLDPKDVAGKIVFCDFVSEDYEVNTDEITQAGAAGAIFSIGPGALRIPENFTIPFVAVVLEDGDRIKDYLLKSENPTVSIKFLITIFGTKPAPQVASFSSRGPYRQAPWILKPDMLAPGYNILAAWAPNQEIAQIGQSYLLGDYKLESGTSMSAPHVAGVAALLKSAHPDWSPAAIRSAMMTTAYILDNTNEPIIDMTTQASGTPLDFGAGHIDPEKASDPGLIYDIEPEDYVNFLCGMNYSANQIKIISGRSNFSCASATLDINYPSFMVILNKTNTTSVTFKRVLTNVADGPASYRATVTTPSSMKAAAKPSELCFTSKYDRAEFNLTVEISLEGSIPRRNYIGNYGYISWKEINGTRVVRSPIVSAYAL from the exons ATGACAATGAAATGCGATATCTTTGTAAAgctcttccttctcatctcgaTCGTAGTGTCCACTTCGGCCAAAGACTACCAAAAACCTTACATAATCTACATGGACGAATCGGCATTGCCCGCTTTGTTCTCGCGTCACCATGATTGGTACACATCGCTTCTGTCGTCCCTATCGTCGTCCCCCGACGAAATTGATCCGACCCATCTCTACACATACAACCATGTCTTGAATGGATTCAGTGCAGTGCTGTCACAGTCCCAATTGGAGAAGCTGGAGCAGGTTGCTGGTCATGTTGCATCGTATCCGGACACATTCGGAAATGCTCACACAACATATACTCCTAAGTTGCTTGGCCTGAACAGACAGAAAGGGCTCTGGCCAAGAGCCAAATTTGGTGACGGCGTGATCGTCGGCGTTGTAGACTCTGGGATATGGCCCGAGAGTGA CTTCAAGGACAAGGGCATGTCCCCCGTGCCGAAGAGATGGCGAGGCACTTGCGAGTCCGGGGTGGACTTCAACGCGTCCAACTGCAACCGGAAGCTCATTGGAGCCCGATCGTTCAGCAAAGGAATGAAGCAGCATGGCTTGAACATATCGACGACCGATGACTACGATTCCCCGAGGGATTCCTTCGGGCATGGGACCCACACGTCGTCCACAGCGGCCGGGAGCCCCGTGAGGGACGCTAGCTACTTCGGCTATGCCAAGGGCACGGCAACAGGTATGGCACCCGCTGCTAGGCTCGCGATGTACAAGGTGTTATTCCTGACCGACACGTACGGCTCGGCTGCGACGGACACCCTAGCAGGCATGGACCAAGCCATAGCGGACGGCGTCGATATATTGTCTCTATCGCTTGGATTTGACGAGACATCGTTCGACCTTAATCCAATCGCTGTGGGAGCTTTCGCAGCAATGGAGAGAGGAATCTTCGTTGCTTGTTCAGCAGGTAACGACGGCCCTCGAGGATACACGATGCGAAATGGAGCTCCGTGGCTAACGACTGTCGGCGCTGGAACCGTATCAAGGGACTTTGCGGCCAATATAGTCCTCGGCAACGGAACCTTAACTGTTAGAGGAAAATCCATCTTCCCAGAAGATCTGCTTATCTCAAGAGTTCCTCTATACTTTGGCCGCGGCAACAGAAGCAAGGAAATCTGCAACGGTTACTCTCTTGACCCGAAGGATGTCGCTGGGAAGATAGTTTTCTGCGACTTTGTTAGTGAAGACTACGAAGTCAATACCGACGAAATCACCCAAGCCGGAGCTGCAGGTGCCATCTTCAGTATTGGACCCGGGGCTTTACGCATACCCGAAAACTTCACTATCCCGTTCGTGGCCGTCGTACTGGAAGATGGAGATAGAATCAAGGACTACTTGCTGAAGTCAGAGAATCCGACAGTCAGCATCAAGTTCTTGATAACCATTTTCGGGACCAAACCAGCTCCTCAGGTAGCATCGTTTTCGTCTCGAGGACCGTACCGTCAGGCCCCGTGGATCTTGAAGCCGGATATGTTAGCTCCTGGATACAATATTTTGGCAGCATGGGCGCCGAACCAAGAAATAGCACAGATAGGTCAGAGCTACTTGCTTGGTGACTACAAGCTCGAATCGGGAACTTCCATGTCGGCTCCTCATGTGGCTGGAGTCGCTGCGCTGCTAAAATCAGCCCATCCAGATTGGAGCCCCGCTGCTATCCGATCGGCAATGATGACCACGGCTTACATTCTCGATAACACCAATGAGCCCATCATCGACATGACCACTCAAGCTTCAGGGACGCCTCTTGATTTCGGAGCAGGACATATAGATCCGGAAAAGGCTTCAGATCCCGGTCTGATCTACGACATCGAACCCGAGGATTACGTCAATTTCCTCTGCGGAATGAACTATTCCGCCAATCAGATAAAGATCATAAGCGGGAGATCGAACTTCTCTTGCGCGTCCGCGACACTTGACATCAACTACCCTTCATTCATGGTCATCCTCAACAAAACCAACACCACGAGCGTCACTTTCAAAAGAGTCCTAACCAACGTGGCCGACGGGCCTGCAAGTTACCGGGCCACAGTGACAACTCCGTCGAGCATGAAGGCCGCAGCAAAACCCTCGGAGCTGTGCTTCACTAGCAAGTACGACAGAGCCGAGTTCAACTTGACGGTAGAGATCTCTCTGGAAGGGTCGATTCCACGGCGCAATTACATAGGTAACTACGGGTACATCAGTTGGAAGGAGATCAATGGAACCCGCGTTGTGAGAAGTCCCATCGTCTCAGCTTACGCTCTCTAG